From the Thermodesulfobacteriota bacterium genome, one window contains:
- a CDS encoding TldD/PmbA family protein translates to MVGKEASLRLLNDLVQRSPADQTEAVLLTEDSSLTRFARNRIHQHVAERNATLILRVIQGKRIAVLTTNRLGRSSLKDLLQRAIGVAEAQPPNEEFVSLPTPQTIPEIETFCHEIERLTPNRKAALIQEVFKSIKERGLEVSGAFSNGKVEVAIVNSLGVEAYQKYSDLFVHLIVQNQEGSGYASFVSRDPDELDLPSLVQEAVRKIHGRPPLPIEPGEYEVVLEPYAVSELLSFLGYLGFHALAFQEGRSFFCNQLGQKMVDEKVTIYDDGLDPLGLQVPFDFEGVPKQRVVFFEEGVAKAVTYDSFTANREGKKSTGHALVAPNPEGPIPINLLMKEGTSSLEEMIRSVRKGIYVTRFHYTNVVEPMRAVVTGMTRDGTFLIEEGEIKAPLKNLRFTESILRALSRVSAVSKERRVCSEGTVYSRRFVTGVVAPAIKVDGFYFSGVSTL, encoded by the coding sequence ATGGTCGGAAAAGAAGCAAGCCTCCGGTTATTAAACGATCTGGTTCAGCGTTCTCCGGCGGACCAGACCGAAGCCGTGCTCCTCACGGAGGACTCCTCTCTAACACGATTTGCCCGCAACCGCATCCATCAGCACGTCGCCGAGAGGAATGCCACGTTGATCCTCCGGGTCATCCAAGGAAAAAGGATCGCCGTTTTGACCACCAACCGCCTCGGCCGTTCCTCTTTAAAAGACCTCCTTCAGAGGGCCATCGGCGTCGCCGAGGCCCAGCCCCCCAACGAGGAGTTCGTCTCTCTTCCCACGCCGCAGACGATCCCGGAGATCGAGACGTTTTGCCATGAGATCGAGCGGCTCACCCCGAACAGGAAGGCGGCCCTGATCCAGGAGGTCTTCAAAAGCATCAAGGAGAGGGGGCTTGAGGTCTCCGGGGCCTTTTCCAACGGGAAGGTCGAGGTCGCCATCGTCAACTCCCTCGGGGTGGAGGCCTACCAGAAGTACTCGGATCTCTTCGTCCATCTCATCGTCCAGAACCAGGAGGGATCGGGTTACGCCAGTTTCGTCTCGAGGGATCCCGACGAGCTCGATCTCCCCTCCCTCGTCCAAGAGGCGGTCCGAAAGATCCACGGGAGGCCGCCCCTTCCGATTGAACCGGGGGAATATGAAGTGGTCCTGGAGCCCTATGCGGTGAGCGAGCTTCTCTCCTTTCTCGGATATCTCGGGTTCCACGCCCTGGCTTTTCAGGAGGGACGAAGCTTCTTTTGCAACCAGTTGGGGCAGAAGATGGTGGACGAGAAAGTGACGATCTATGATGACGGCCTTGATCCCCTGGGACTGCAGGTCCCCTTCGATTTCGAGGGCGTTCCCAAACAGAGGGTGGTCTTTTTCGAGGAGGGGGTCGCCAAGGCGGTGACTTACGACTCTTTCACCGCCAACCGGGAGGGGAAGAAGTCGACGGGCCATGCCCTCGTGGCCCCCAACCCCGAAGGCCCGATCCCCATTAACTTGTTGATGAAGGAAGGGACCTCCTCTCTGGAGGAGATGATTCGGTCGGTCCGAAAGGGGATCTACGTGACCCGGTTTCACTACACCAACGTGGTGGAGCCGATGAGGGCTGTGGTGACGGGCATGACCCGGGATGGCACCTTTCTGATCGAGGAGGGCGAGATCAAGGCCCCCCTGAAGAACCTCCGGTTCACCGAATCGATCCTCCGAGCCCTCTCGAGGGTGAGCGCCGTTTCAAAAGAGCGGAGGGTCTGCTCGGAGGGGACGGTCTATTCTCGGCGCTTCGTCACCGGCGTGGTGGCCCCTGCGATCAAGGTGGACGGGTTTTATTTTTCAGGAGTCTCCACCCTGTAG
- a CDS encoding AMP-binding protein: MVDRRHGFFLQEMETMTKEEREAYQRTKLSEILNHGYLHSKAIRTGFEKVGLTPGEIREVKDLEKLPVTKKSDLVNAQKEAPPFGGFVVPSEKALRRIYISPGPVYEPGEWDYEDRRWAQALYAGGIRRGDIVLNTFNYHLTPLAFMLDESLHMLQATVVPVGPGNISMQINLMRQLKVTGYIGTPSFLMAILEAAEGMHLDLKRDIHLEAVFVGAEMLPESLRHKLETKLDLMVRQGYGTVDVGCLGYECPERKGMHIPEDVIVEIVDTETGKQMEAGATGEIVATNFSKVFPMLRFATGDLSYLIDEPCPCGRTSVRLGKIMGRTDQVTKVWGIFIHPWQVDELMAKFPIVANYQVVVTRKDYRDEMILYVELKEEISDKMGLKKRLEREILETLKVPSEVVLTERGGIPDRAKKIDDRRIWE; this comes from the coding sequence ATGGTCGACCGAAGACACGGCTTTTTTCTCCAAGAGATGGAAACGATGACCAAAGAAGAGCGGGAGGCCTACCAGCGGACCAAGCTCTCTGAAATCCTCAACCACGGCTATCTCCACTCCAAGGCGATCCGTACGGGTTTCGAAAAGGTCGGCCTCACCCCCGGCGAGATAAGGGAGGTGAAAGACCTGGAAAAGCTCCCCGTCACCAAGAAGTCCGACCTGGTCAACGCCCAGAAGGAGGCCCCACCTTTCGGAGGCTTCGTCGTCCCATCGGAAAAGGCCCTGAGGAGGATCTACATCTCACCCGGCCCGGTTTACGAACCCGGCGAATGGGATTATGAAGACCGGCGCTGGGCCCAGGCGCTCTATGCGGGCGGGATCCGCCGGGGAGATATCGTCCTCAACACCTTTAATTACCACCTCACCCCTCTGGCCTTCATGTTGGACGAATCGCTCCATATGCTCCAAGCCACGGTTGTGCCCGTCGGCCCCGGCAATATCTCCATGCAGATCAACCTGATGAGACAGTTGAAGGTCACCGGATACATCGGCACGCCGAGCTTCCTCATGGCGATCTTGGAGGCCGCCGAGGGCATGCACCTCGATCTCAAAAGGGATATCCACCTGGAGGCGGTCTTCGTGGGGGCCGAGATGTTGCCCGAATCCCTCCGCCACAAGTTAGAGACGAAGCTCGACCTCATGGTCCGGCAGGGCTATGGCACGGTCGATGTGGGCTGTCTCGGCTACGAGTGCCCTGAAAGAAAGGGAATGCACATCCCTGAAGACGTGATCGTCGAGATCGTCGATACGGAGACGGGCAAGCAGATGGAGGCCGGGGCGACCGGGGAGATCGTCGCCACCAACTTCAGCAAGGTCTTTCCCATGCTCCGTTTCGCCACCGGAGACCTCTCCTACCTGATCGACGAGCCCTGTCCCTGTGGAAGAACGTCGGTGCGCCTTGGGAAGATCATGGGCCGGACCGACCAGGTGACCAAGGTCTGGGGGATCTTCATCCATCCCTGGCAGGTCGACGAGCTGATGGCCAAGTTTCCCATCGTGGCCAATTATCAGGTGGTCGTGACGAGAAAGGACTACCGCGATGAAATGATCCTCTACGTGGAGTTGAAGGAGGAGATCTCCGACAAGATGGGGTTGAAGAAGAGGCTGGAGCGGGAAATCCTGGAGACCCTCAAGGTCCCCTCGGAGGTGGTCCTGACGGAGAGAGGTGGGATTCCGGACCGGGCCAAGAAGATCGACGACCGGAGGATCTGGGAGTAG
- a CDS encoding fused MFS/spermidine synthase translates to MQKEVIKANIVVFIASFCTLVIELVAGRIMAPYVGVSLYTWTSIIGVVLAGISIGAYLGGLIADRFPRTSTLGWLLILSGVGAFSIAPLTNLVGGAHFQTSLMVRILLITTIIFFGPACVLGMISPVVVKLTLNNLAKTGNVVGKIYAFSTLGSILGTFATGFFLVSWMGTRNILLTMGIILILSGLIFGGFLERKRKVVFFSLLLVLLFLVLPLAVFYGYAALRPEEVPLWTPPAEALQKAYGYAFKPPLDEDTYFFKESDYYTIKLKRSTRGNHGNPLESLVLDHLVHSYTDLKDPFYLEYEYIRVYEEFVRWQAKKRKAFKALFIGGGGYTIPRYIEAKYPTAEMDVVEIDPEVTRVVHQYLGVSEKTRIRSHNMDGRWFVMNCKEKGRYDFIFGDAFNDLSIPYHLTTKEFAAQLKALLKPDGLLLANVIDNMRKGRFMPSYIRTLEEVFGKGHVHLVTLSPDFDSIGISTHVVVASPSKLDLEDFVKVVKKEKGEEMVSYVMPQEMLQNYLNQRKWIILTDDYVPVDNLIAPIFEERFGYQR, encoded by the coding sequence ATGCAAAAAGAGGTGATCAAGGCCAACATCGTCGTCTTCATCGCCAGCTTCTGCACGCTGGTGATCGAGCTGGTGGCAGGAAGGATCATGGCCCCCTACGTGGGCGTTTCCCTCTACACCTGGACGAGCATCATCGGTGTGGTCCTGGCAGGCATCAGCATCGGTGCCTACCTGGGCGGCCTGATCGCGGATCGTTTTCCCCGCACCTCGACCCTCGGCTGGCTCCTCATCCTCTCCGGCGTCGGCGCCTTCTCGATTGCACCCTTGACGAACTTGGTGGGCGGGGCCCACTTCCAAACGAGCCTCATGGTTCGGATCCTCCTCATCACCACCATCATCTTCTTCGGCCCAGCCTGCGTGCTCGGGATGATCTCGCCGGTCGTCGTCAAACTCACGTTGAATAACCTCGCCAAAACAGGGAATGTCGTTGGCAAAATCTACGCCTTCTCGACCCTCGGCTCCATCCTCGGGACCTTCGCCACCGGTTTCTTCCTCGTCTCCTGGATGGGGACTCGGAACATCCTTCTCACGATGGGGATCATCCTCATCCTCTCGGGGCTGATCTTCGGAGGATTTCTGGAAAGGAAGAGGAAGGTCGTCTTCTTCTCCCTGCTTCTCGTCCTCCTCTTCCTCGTCTTGCCCCTGGCGGTCTTTTATGGATATGCGGCCCTCCGGCCAGAGGAGGTGCCCCTCTGGACTCCCCCGGCCGAGGCCCTCCAGAAGGCCTATGGCTATGCCTTCAAACCGCCCCTGGACGAGGACACCTACTTTTTCAAGGAGAGCGACTACTACACCATCAAACTGAAACGGAGCACCCGGGGGAACCACGGCAACCCCCTCGAGTCCCTGGTCCTCGATCACCTGGTCCACTCCTACACGGACCTGAAGGACCCCTTCTATCTCGAATACGAATACATTCGGGTCTACGAGGAGTTCGTCCGGTGGCAGGCCAAGAAACGAAAAGCCTTCAAGGCCCTCTTCATCGGCGGAGGAGGCTATACCATTCCCCGCTATATCGAGGCGAAGTATCCGACGGCCGAGATGGACGTGGTCGAGATCGACCCGGAGGTCACCCGGGTGGTCCACCAGTATTTGGGGGTCTCGGAAAAGACGAGGATTCGCTCCCATAACATGGACGGCCGCTGGTTTGTGATGAACTGCAAGGAGAAAGGCCGTTACGATTTCATCTTCGGCGATGCCTTCAATGACCTCTCCATCCCCTACCACCTGACGACCAAAGAGTTCGCCGCCCAATTGAAGGCCCTCCTCAAACCGGACGGATTGTTATTGGCCAACGTGATCGATAATATGCGAAAAGGGAGGTTTATGCCCTCCTATATCCGAACGCTGGAGGAGGTCTTCGGAAAGGGTCATGTCCACCTCGTCACCCTCAGTCCCGACTTTGACAGCATCGGCATCAGCACCCACGTGGTCGTCGCCAGTCCTTCCAAGCTCGACCTCGAGGATTTCGTTAAAGTCGTGAAGAAGGAGAAGGGTGAGGAGATGGTCTCCTATGTGATGCCTCAGGAGATGTTACAGAATTATCTGAACCAACGGAAGTGGATCATCCTCACCGACGACTATGTGCCTGTGGACAACCTGATCGCCCCCATCTTCGAGGAGCGCTTCGGGTACCAACGATGA
- the serB gene encoding phosphoserine phosphatase SerB: protein MEERKDFVLVTVSGPDRPGITAAFSQILVENQVEIVDIEQASLQDFLGLSFLLDTSGAKQSKDGVLKDLLFEASRLGLTLNFRLYSESEVRARNSKNLFVLTYFGDTRALAEISRILAEENANIETIANLTRHCASCVELTVNVNGVPNLSRLKERVIAKSHELDIDLALQKMEAYRKNKRIVFFDMDSTLIDMELIDVMAERAGVFKEVSRITEKVRRGDLDFEEALAQRVGLLKGLKVKELEKIKTEIRLSEGAEELVSILKRYGFKLGVVSGGFRYFADHLKERLGLDFAYANELEIKQGKLTGRVIGRIVDNAYKAKIVHQVSEAEGIHLDQTVAVGDGANDVLMLGQAGLGIAYNAMGKLDRAASMSLGKARLRNILYLLGISEAEMGPWNACKT from the coding sequence ATGGAGGAGAGGAAAGATTTCGTCCTGGTCACCGTCTCCGGGCCGGATCGACCGGGCATCACCGCGGCCTTCAGCCAGATCCTGGTGGAGAATCAGGTGGAGATCGTCGACATCGAACAGGCCTCGCTCCAGGACTTTCTGGGGCTCTCCTTCCTCCTCGACACGAGCGGTGCCAAACAGTCCAAAGACGGGGTGTTGAAAGACCTGCTCTTCGAGGCGAGCCGCCTCGGCCTGACGCTCAATTTCCGCCTCTACTCGGAAAGCGAGGTGAGGGCCCGAAATAGCAAGAACCTCTTCGTCCTCACCTATTTCGGCGACACCCGGGCCCTCGCGGAGATCTCCCGGATCCTCGCCGAGGAAAACGCCAACATCGAGACGATCGCCAACCTGACCCGACACTGTGCCAGTTGTGTGGAGCTGACGGTCAACGTGAATGGCGTGCCGAACCTCTCCCGCCTCAAAGAGAGGGTGATCGCCAAGAGCCATGAGCTCGATATCGATCTGGCCCTCCAGAAGATGGAGGCCTATCGAAAGAATAAGCGGATCGTCTTCTTCGATATGGACAGCACCTTGATCGACATGGAGCTCATCGATGTGATGGCGGAGCGGGCCGGGGTCTTCAAGGAGGTCTCCAGGATCACGGAGAAGGTGCGAAGAGGAGACCTCGACTTCGAAGAGGCTCTCGCCCAACGGGTGGGCCTTCTCAAGGGATTAAAGGTCAAAGAACTCGAAAAGATCAAGACGGAGATCCGCCTCTCGGAAGGGGCGGAGGAGCTCGTCTCCATTCTCAAACGGTACGGATTTAAATTGGGCGTGGTCAGCGGAGGGTTCCGCTACTTCGCCGACCACCTGAAGGAGAGATTGGGACTCGATTTCGCCTACGCCAACGAGCTCGAGATCAAGCAGGGAAAATTGACCGGTAGGGTGATCGGCCGGATCGTCGATAACGCCTACAAGGCAAAGATCGTCCATCAGGTCTCCGAGGCCGAGGGAATCCACCTCGATCAAACTGTCGCCGTGGGCGATGGGGCCAATGATGTCCTCATGCTGGGCCAGGCGGGCCTGGGAATCGCCTACAATGCCATGGGGAAACTCGATCGGGCCGCCAGCATGAGCCTTGGAAAGGCCCGCCTCAGGAACATCCTCTACCTCCTCGGAATCTCCGAGGCCGAGATGGGTCCTTGGAACGCCTGCAAAACGTGA
- a CDS encoding tetratricopeptide repeat protein → MKKETALLAIFIAFLVGFITGAVAAILRGTKGLEKLAAPPSPQQSLPASPEPDLTAMNLRIKALQNLLEKDPKNLEALEELGNLYFDTGQPREAIDAYSRYLAIQPDNPNVRTDMGIMYRALGDFDRAISEFRRAAQSDPKHLNSRYNIGIVLLHDKNDVSGAIRAWEEYLKVDPNSERANRLKAQIEKMKRMGKDVPKVSK, encoded by the coding sequence ATGAAAAAAGAGACAGCCCTTTTAGCCATTTTCATCGCCTTCCTGGTCGGGTTTATCACGGGCGCGGTGGCGGCCATCCTCAGAGGGACGAAGGGGCTGGAAAAGTTGGCCGCTCCCCCATCCCCCCAACAGTCCCTACCGGCCTCGCCCGAACCGGACCTTACGGCGATGAATCTCAGGATCAAGGCCCTCCAAAACCTCCTGGAGAAAGACCCCAAAAATTTAGAGGCCCTCGAAGAGCTGGGCAACCTCTACTTCGATACTGGGCAACCCAGAGAGGCCATCGACGCCTACAGCCGGTATCTGGCCATCCAACCGGATAATCCCAACGTCCGGACGGACATGGGGATTATGTACCGGGCCTTGGGGGACTTCGACCGGGCCATCTCGGAATTTAGACGGGCTGCGCAATCCGACCCCAAACACCTCAACAGCCGATACAATATTGGGATCGTCCTCCTCCACGACAAGAATGACGTTTCGGGAGCGATCCGCGCCTGGGAGGAGTATCTCAAGGTCGATCCGAACAGCGAAAGGGCGAACCGCCTGAAAGCCCAGATTGAAAAAATGAAGCGGATGGGAAAAGACGTTCCTAAGGTTTCCAAGTAA
- the priA gene encoding primosomal protein N' produces MTKQIVEVAVGLPVFKTFHYLIPERMRGFLQVGMRVLVPFKGRRVTGFCLDLLDRPPEGIEEKLREVEELLDTAPLIDPSMLRLHRWISEYYLYPLGEVIKTGLPPGLHLKSEWVLRLTEEGRRALRMGTLEEDDERILRELERRGRASLKSILKAHFGEEGRSRILLLKKKGLVLIETGWEGKPVKPKLERIVRVAGEPIKIHLTPKEKAILAWLNERGEASSSELKSQFPSSSRTVRSLQKKGAISIALREVFRQPAPAWGFRPYPKLRLTPAQEAAFAEIKQGIEAMQFSPFLLYGVTGSGKTEIYLQAIAATLQQGREAIVLVPEISLTPQLLSRFKDRFGGSFALLHSGLGRGERYDEWRRIWKGEVKIALGARSAIFAPFKRLGLIIVDEEHDPSYKQEEKLKYHARDIAIVRARQSGATLVLGSATPSLESFYHAEKGRFRLLTLRERVEQKPLPSVDVVDMRKERGLLSERLKSALQKTIEEGGQSLLFLNRRGFANFVLCPECGFTFKCPNCSVTLTFHLRDRSLRCHYCDYQTKSPGDCPHCGGHRMRGMGIGTERLEQEIKALFPNQKVQRMDRDTTARKYAHHQILREVESGETDILVGTQMIVKGHDFPKVTLVGVISADTSLHFPDFRSSERTFQLLTQVAGRAGRGDLPGEVVIQTFNPDHFAIRWARDHDFDRFYREELECRRALGYPPFSRLINFRLTGNHEARTQAMAEEMGREGRALLKRGFEKGIELLGPCPAPFTRLRGKFRYQMLAKGTNVRLLHQFARQLLPRIEGRLKGRGVQLEVDVDPVFIL; encoded by the coding sequence ATGACGAAGCAGATCGTCGAAGTGGCGGTCGGGCTCCCCGTGTTCAAGACCTTTCATTACCTCATCCCGGAAAGGATGAGGGGATTCCTCCAGGTCGGGATGCGGGTCCTGGTGCCTTTCAAGGGACGAAGGGTGACCGGATTCTGCCTCGACCTCCTCGATCGACCGCCCGAAGGGATCGAGGAGAAGCTCCGGGAGGTGGAGGAGCTCCTCGACACCGCCCCCTTGATCGATCCCTCGATGCTCCGCCTTCACCGGTGGATCTCCGAGTACTACCTCTATCCTCTTGGAGAAGTGATCAAGACCGGACTCCCGCCCGGACTCCACCTGAAGAGCGAATGGGTCCTCCGTCTCACCGAGGAGGGAAGAAGGGCCTTGAGGATGGGCACCTTGGAGGAGGACGACGAGAGAATCCTCCGCGAATTAGAAAGAAGAGGGAGGGCCTCCCTAAAAAGTATCCTCAAGGCTCACTTTGGAGAGGAGGGGAGGTCCAGGATCCTCCTGTTGAAAAAGAAAGGACTGGTTTTAATCGAGACGGGATGGGAAGGCAAGCCCGTCAAACCCAAGCTCGAAAGGATCGTTCGGGTTGCGGGGGAACCCATCAAAATCCACCTGACCCCGAAGGAGAAGGCGATTCTGGCATGGCTCAACGAAAGGGGAGAGGCGTCCTCGTCGGAGTTGAAAAGCCAATTCCCGTCCTCTTCTCGAACGGTGCGGTCCCTCCAGAAGAAAGGGGCCATCTCCATTGCCCTTCGGGAGGTTTTTCGACAGCCCGCCCCGGCATGGGGGTTTCGCCCCTATCCCAAACTCCGGCTTACGCCCGCCCAGGAGGCTGCCTTTGCCGAGATCAAGCAGGGGATCGAAGCGATGCAGTTCAGCCCCTTTCTCCTCTACGGGGTGACCGGGAGTGGAAAGACGGAGATCTACCTCCAGGCCATCGCAGCCACCCTTCAACAGGGGAGAGAGGCCATCGTCCTCGTCCCGGAGATCTCCCTGACCCCGCAGCTCCTCTCCCGATTCAAAGATCGTTTCGGTGGAAGTTTTGCCCTCCTCCACAGCGGGTTGGGAAGAGGGGAACGATACGACGAGTGGCGGAGGATTTGGAAGGGAGAGGTCAAGATCGCCCTGGGCGCCCGTTCGGCCATCTTCGCCCCTTTCAAAAGACTCGGCCTGATCATCGTCGACGAGGAGCACGACCCCTCCTACAAGCAGGAGGAGAAGTTGAAATATCACGCGAGGGATATCGCCATCGTCCGGGCCAGGCAGTCCGGGGCCACGCTCGTTTTGGGCTCGGCCACCCCCTCCCTCGAATCCTTCTATCACGCGGAAAAGGGCAGGTTCCGTCTCCTCACCCTTCGGGAGAGGGTCGAGCAGAAACCCCTCCCCAGCGTGGACGTGGTCGATATGAGAAAGGAGAGAGGGCTCCTCTCGGAAAGATTGAAATCGGCCCTCCAGAAAACGATCGAGGAGGGGGGACAGAGCCTTCTCTTTCTCAATCGGAGGGGCTTTGCGAACTTCGTCCTCTGTCCGGAATGCGGTTTTACGTTCAAATGTCCCAATTGTAGCGTCACCCTCACCTTCCACCTGAGGGATCGGTCCCTCCGGTGCCATTACTGCGATTACCAAACGAAATCACCCGGAGATTGTCCTCACTGTGGAGGACACCGGATGAGGGGGATGGGCATCGGGACCGAACGTCTGGAGCAGGAGATCAAAGCCCTCTTCCCGAATCAGAAGGTTCAGAGAATGGATCGGGATACGACGGCTCGGAAATATGCCCATCACCAAATCCTAAGGGAGGTGGAATCTGGCGAGACGGACATCCTGGTGGGGACCCAAATGATCGTCAAAGGCCACGATTTTCCCAAGGTGACCCTGGTGGGCGTCATCTCGGCCGATACCTCCCTCCACTTCCCCGACTTCCGATCGAGCGAACGAACCTTCCAGCTCCTCACTCAAGTGGCGGGGAGGGCAGGAAGGGGGGACCTGCCCGGAGAAGTGGTGATCCAGACCTTCAATCCAGATCATTTCGCCATCCGGTGGGCGAGGGATCACGATTTCGACAGGTTTTATCGGGAGGAACTCGAATGCCGAAGGGCCCTGGGCTACCCTCCCTTCTCAAGGCTGATCAACTTCAGGCTGACCGGGAATCACGAGGCCAGGACCCAGGCCATGGCCGAAGAGATGGGAAGGGAGGGAAGGGCCCTCTTGAAAAGGGGATTTGAAAAGGGGATCGAACTGCTGGGTCCCTGCCCGGCACCTTTTACGAGATTGAGGGGAAAATTCCGATATCAGATGTTGGCCAAGGGGACCAATGTCCGGCTCCTCCACCAATTTGCCCGACAACTCCTCCCACGGATTGAGGGGAGGCTCAAGGGAAGGGGGGTGCAGCTGGAGGTTGATGTAGATCCGGTCTTTATCCTATAA
- a CDS encoding enoyl-CoA hydratase-related protein: MTYTTLLFDVKDHVAHITLNRPEALNAINLEWSRDLMHAILRCDEDPEIKAVLISAAGSHFCAGGDLKAFLAHIDHLPSHIKEVTTYFHAAISRMVRMDPPVIAAVHGYAVGAGMSLALACDILLAAPSARFSVAYTRVGLTPDGSMSYFLPRTVGLKRALELTLTNRMLTAEEASALGIVTRVIPEEELLAKARELALQLAQGPLKSFGAAKRLMRTGGNETLETQMEEESQTIAAITRTRDTREGIAAFVEKRKPSYRGE, translated from the coding sequence ATGACCTATACGACCTTACTGTTCGACGTCAAAGATCATGTGGCCCATATCACTTTGAACCGACCGGAGGCGCTCAACGCGATCAACCTCGAATGGTCCAGGGACCTGATGCACGCCATCCTCCGCTGCGACGAGGACCCGGAAATCAAGGCCGTCCTCATCAGCGCCGCGGGCAGCCATTTTTGCGCCGGAGGCGATCTCAAGGCCTTCCTCGCCCATATTGACCATTTGCCTTCCCACATCAAAGAGGTGACGACCTACTTCCATGCGGCCATCTCCCGGATGGTGCGCATGGACCCCCCGGTGATCGCGGCAGTCCACGGTTACGCCGTGGGCGCGGGCATGAGCCTCGCCCTCGCCTGCGATATCCTCCTGGCCGCCCCCTCCGCCCGGTTCAGCGTGGCCTATACCCGCGTGGGTCTGACTCCGGACGGGAGCATGTCCTACTTTCTCCCCCGAACGGTCGGCCTCAAGAGGGCCCTCGAACTCACCCTGACGAACCGGATGCTCACCGCGGAGGAGGCCTCCGCCCTGGGCATCGTCACCCGTGTGATTCCTGAAGAGGAGCTTCTGGCCAAGGCCAGAGAGCTGGCCCTTCAGCTCGCCCAAGGTCCTCTGAAGTCCTTTGGGGCGGCCAAGAGGCTGATGCGAACCGGTGGGAACGAGACCCTCGAAACGCAGATGGAGGAAGAGAGCCAGACCATCGCGGCCATCACCCGCACCCGCGATACCCGGGAAGGCATCGCGGCCTTCGTCGAAAAGCGGAAGCCATCTTACCGGGGCGAGTGA
- a CDS encoding TldD/PmbA family protein, with product MKELIASVLDLADLKKVDYADLRVVHRWTEEIGVKNGRIEAYSYDEDSGFGIRVLYRGAWGFACSSKMTKVEMEKALTKALKIAKASSKAGGGEVFYPSLPGRVDRYRTPISKDPFEVPLEEKLSLLFSSDGILRRNPGVKISEAFMGAYRTEKIFASTEGSYIEQEIIECGAGISATAIEGGEVQVRSYPNSFRGNFATRGFEWVESLALQAHAERIAEEAVRLLSAKPCPSKVTTLILDGSQLALQIHESIGHPIELDRVLGTEASYAGTSFISPQMVGSFRYGSEIVHVVADATYPGGLGTFGYDDEGIPAQRVPIISQGILVNLLTSRETSPVLGKESNGTMRADGWNRIPLIRMTNINLEPGEWTLEGMIADTEEGVFLSTNRSWSIDDKRINFQFGTEIGWEIKGGKLGEMIKNPTYTGITPKFWGSCDAIANRDHWQMWGTPNCGKGEPGQVAHVGHGASPARFRNVQVGVMK from the coding sequence ATGAAGGAGCTTATCGCAAGCGTTCTTGACCTCGCCGACCTCAAAAAGGTGGATTACGCCGACCTTCGCGTGGTGCACCGATGGACCGAGGAGATCGGCGTCAAGAACGGTCGGATTGAAGCCTATTCCTACGACGAGGATTCGGGATTCGGCATCCGGGTCCTTTACCGGGGGGCATGGGGTTTCGCCTGCAGCTCCAAAATGACGAAGGTCGAGATGGAGAAGGCCTTGACGAAAGCCTTAAAGATTGCCAAGGCCAGCTCGAAGGCCGGGGGGGGTGAGGTGTTTTACCCCTCCTTGCCCGGCCGGGTGGACCGGTATCGGACGCCCATTTCAAAAGATCCCTTCGAAGTTCCCCTCGAAGAGAAGTTGAGCCTCCTCTTCTCCAGCGATGGAATTTTAAGGAGAAATCCAGGGGTGAAGATCTCGGAGGCCTTTATGGGAGCCTACCGGACCGAGAAGATTTTCGCCTCCACCGAAGGCTCCTATATTGAACAGGAGATCATCGAGTGTGGCGCTGGAATCTCGGCCACGGCGATCGAGGGCGGAGAGGTCCAGGTGAGGTCCTATCCCAACTCCTTCAGGGGAAACTTCGCCACCCGGGGGTTCGAATGGGTCGAATCGCTGGCCCTGCAGGCTCACGCGGAAAGGATCGCCGAGGAGGCGGTTCGGCTTCTCTCGGCCAAACCCTGCCCTTCGAAGGTCACAACCCTGATCCTCGACGGATCCCAGCTCGCCCTTCAGATTCACGAATCGATCGGCCATCCGATCGAGTTGGATCGGGTGTTAGGGACCGAGGCGAGTTATGCGGGGACCAGTTTTATTTCGCCCCAGATGGTGGGATCTTTTCGATATGGGTCGGAGATCGTCCATGTCGTTGCCGATGCCACCTATCCCGGGGGCCTGGGCACTTTCGGTTACGACGACGAAGGGATCCCGGCCCAGAGGGTTCCGATCATCTCCCAAGGCATTCTGGTCAACCTCCTCACCTCCAGGGAGACCTCCCCTGTGCTGGGCAAGGAGAGCAACGGCACGATGAGGGCAGACGGCTGGAATCGCATCCCCTTGATCCGGATGACCAACATCAACCTCGAGCCAGGGGAGTGGACCTTGGAGGGGATGATCGCCGATACCGAAGAGGGAGTGTTTCTCTCCACCAACCGGAGCTGGTCGATCGACGACAAGAGGATCAACTTTCAGTTCGGGACGGAGATCGGCTGGGAGATCAAGGGCGGGAAGCTGGGGGAGATGATCAAAAATCCGACCTATACTGGCATCACCCCAAAGTTCTGGGGCTCCTGCGATGCCATTGCCAACCGGGATCACTGGCAGATGTGGGGGACCCCCAACTGCGGAAAGGGAGAGCCTGGGCAGGTGGCCCATGTGGGCCACGGGGCCTCACCGGCTCGGTTCAGGAATGTCCAGGTGGGGGTGATGAAATAA